A stretch of the Campylobacter concisus genome encodes the following:
- a CDS encoding acetate kinase, producing MRILVLNSGSSSIKFQLFAMDTKTSLASGLVEQIGSSSSRAVLKANGKTYEIKRFIKDHHDGLEAMNELFVTSHTLHDLSELDGIGHRIVHGGESFFSSMIVDESVIKKIEEISPLAPLHNPGHLAGIKNAMKESKNVPHVVVFDTVFHQSMPEYAYRYALPYDVCKTHHIRKYGFHGTSHRYVCKQAAKMLGIEFDKFNAISLHLGNGASACAVQNGKSIDTSMGLSPLEGLIMGTRSGDMDPAVVIYLLNIGVLKWNEIDNFLNKKSGLFGICGSSDMREVVAKMQNDERARLAFEMFCYRVKKYIGSYYAILGRVDALIFTGGIGENAPNTRQKICDELKHLGIHINHDLNFQDMRGERCIDGDDAKIKTLIIPTNEELEIAIETARVIKENKAK from the coding sequence ATGAGAATTTTGGTTTTAAACTCTGGTAGTAGCTCAATAAAATTTCAACTTTTTGCAATGGATACCAAAACCAGTTTAGCAAGCGGTCTAGTCGAGCAAATCGGCAGCTCCAGCTCAAGAGCGGTGTTAAAAGCAAATGGCAAAACCTACGAGATAAAACGCTTTATAAAAGACCACCATGACGGACTTGAGGCGATGAACGAGCTCTTTGTAACCTCGCATACATTGCACGATCTAAGCGAGCTTGACGGCATCGGACACAGGATAGTACATGGCGGAGAGAGCTTTTTTAGCTCGATGATCGTTGATGAGAGCGTTATTAAAAAGATCGAGGAGATAAGCCCACTTGCCCCTCTTCATAACCCGGGGCACCTTGCTGGCATCAAAAATGCGATGAAGGAGAGCAAAAACGTACCTCACGTGGTCGTTTTTGACACGGTATTTCATCAAAGTATGCCAGAGTATGCCTACCGCTACGCCCTGCCCTACGACGTTTGCAAGACTCATCACATCAGAAAATACGGCTTTCATGGCACATCACATAGATATGTTTGCAAACAAGCGGCCAAAATGCTTGGCATAGAATTTGATAAATTTAACGCTATCTCACTTCATCTAGGAAATGGCGCCTCAGCCTGTGCAGTACAAAATGGCAAAAGTATCGATACCTCGATGGGGCTTAGCCCACTTGAAGGGCTCATAATGGGCACAAGAAGCGGCGATATGGACCCAGCTGTGGTCATTTACTTGCTAAATATCGGCGTTTTAAAGTGGAACGAGATCGATAACTTTTTAAATAAAAAGAGCGGACTTTTTGGAATTTGTGGCTCAAGCGATATGAGAGAGGTCGTAGCCAAGATGCAAAATGACGAGCGCGCAAGACTTGCTTTTGAGATGTTTTGTTACCGAGTGAAAAAATATATTGGCTCATATTACGCCATTTTAGGACGCGTTGATGCACTTATATTTACTGGCGGTATCGGCGAAAACGCGCCAAATACAAGGCAAAAAATTTGTGATGAATTAAAACATCTTGGCATTCACATAAATCACGATCTAAATTTCCAAGACATGCGAGGCGAGAGATGCATAGACGGGGATGACGCTAAGATAAAAACGCTCATCATACCAACAAACGAAGAGCTAGAAATCGCAATAGAAACGGCTAGAGTAATAAAAGAGAACAAAGCCAAATAA
- a CDS encoding NAD(P)/FAD-dependent oxidoreductase, with protein MVNVYDLIVVGGGPCGIASVVEAKRNGLSNVLLLEKGDNHSQTIRKFYKDNKRVDKEYKGQDSTIHGLVSFEDGTKESTLDYFDKLLDSENIEAFFNSEVESVKKEGEIFKVTTSKAVYEAKNVMVSIGKMGRPNKPDYKIPPSLNSVVNFNLDNCTNGEKVLVVGGGNSAVEYAIELCQYNKTTIAYRKDKFSRVNETNLSALWELEKHNKIKVRLNHDITEIDNESGKVRVHYENGKIRVYDRVVYAIGGSSPVDFLQKCQIKTDEKGTPIVDSNYQSSVPGLYVGGDIVLKNGGSIVVGLNHAHSVIKDILKGKAQA; from the coding sequence ATGGTGAATGTTTATGATCTAATCGTTGTTGGTGGCGGACCTTGTGGCATAGCTAGCGTAGTAGAGGCTAAAAGAAATGGCTTAAGTAATGTTTTGCTCCTTGAAAAAGGCGACAATCACAGCCAAACGATCAGAAAATTTTATAAAGACAATAAACGCGTTGATAAAGAGTATAAAGGGCAAGATAGCACGATACATGGGCTAGTTTCGTTTGAAGATGGCACAAAAGAGAGCACGCTTGATTATTTTGACAAGCTACTTGACTCTGAGAATATCGAGGCTTTTTTTAACTCTGAGGTCGAAAGCGTAAAAAAAGAGGGCGAAATTTTTAAAGTAACTACCTCAAAAGCTGTCTATGAAGCCAAAAACGTGATGGTTTCTATCGGCAAAATGGGGCGACCAAACAAACCTGACTATAAGATCCCGCCATCACTAAATTCAGTTGTAAATTTTAACCTAGATAACTGCACAAATGGCGAAAAAGTGCTAGTTGTGGGCGGTGGCAACTCTGCAGTTGAGTATGCTATCGAGCTTTGTCAGTATAATAAAACGACGATCGCTTACAGAAAAGATAAATTTAGCCGTGTGAATGAGACAAATTTAAGCGCACTTTGGGAGCTTGAGAAGCACAATAAAATAAAAGTAAGGCTAAATCACGATATAACCGAGATCGATAATGAATCAGGCAAGGTAAGAGTGCATTACGAAAATGGCAAGATCCGTGTCTATGACAGGGTTGTCTATGCGATCGGTGGTTCAAGTCCGGTTGATTTTCTACAAAAATGTCAGATAAAAACTGATGAAAAAGGCACTCCGATAGTTGATAGCAATTACCAAAGTAGCGTGCCAGGACTATATGTGGGAGGAGATATCGTTTTAAAAAATGGTGGCTCTATCGTGGTCGGACTAAATCACGCTCATAGCGTCATCAAAGATATCTTAAAAGGCAAGGCACAAGCTTGA
- a CDS encoding acetolactate synthase large subunit gives MKQISGSQMISEALHEEGVEIVFGYPGGAALNIYDETYKQTYFKHVLVRHEQAAVHAADGYARVSGKVGVAFVTSGPGFTNAVTGLATAYSDSIPIVLISGQVPTFMIGTDAFQEIDAVGISRPCVKHNFLVNSVEELPRIIKEAFYIARSGRPGPVHIDIPKNITSRLGDFVYPKEISIPSYKPTYKGNSKQIKKAAVAINEAKRPLLYIGGGAIASGASDIIRKFMKKTGIPAVETLMALGVLDAKDELNLGMAGMHGSYASNMALSECDLLISLGARFCDRITGRTDEFAKHAKIIHIDIDPSSISKIINAHYPIVGDLTNVLTELYDEVNSKPENYAPWREILDRYSKLNPLGYTDSDKVLKPQWVIEETAKIAGADAIISTDVGQHQMWVAQFYPFNRARQLVTSGGLGTMGFGLPAAIGAKCAKPDNLVINFTGDGSILMNIQELMTAHEINMPVINIILNNNFLGMVRQWQTFFYEKRYSSTDLSLQPDFVKIAEGFGGIGFVCKSKDEFRKALKEAIDSKKSAMIDVRIDRFEDVLPMVPAGAAIYNMILKSKEEK, from the coding sequence ATAAAACAGATTTCTGGTTCACAGATGATAAGCGAGGCCTTGCACGAAGAGGGCGTTGAGATAGTTTTTGGCTATCCTGGCGGTGCAGCTTTAAATATCTACGACGAAACATACAAGCAGACTTATTTTAAACACGTTTTGGTTCGCCACGAGCAAGCAGCCGTTCACGCAGCCGATGGATACGCTAGAGTTAGCGGTAAAGTCGGCGTTGCTTTTGTGACAAGTGGTCCTGGCTTTACAAATGCTGTCACAGGCCTTGCAACAGCTTATAGTGATAGTATTCCAATCGTGCTTATAAGCGGTCAAGTACCAACATTTATGATCGGTACAGATGCTTTTCAAGAGATCGATGCGGTCGGCATTTCACGCCCCTGTGTTAAGCATAACTTTTTAGTTAATAGCGTTGAAGAGCTACCTCGCATCATAAAAGAGGCGTTTTACATCGCAAGATCAGGCCGTCCAGGACCGGTTCATATCGATATCCCAAAAAATATCACATCAAGACTTGGTGACTTTGTCTATCCAAAAGAAATTTCTATTCCAAGTTACAAACCAACCTATAAGGGCAACTCAAAACAGATAAAAAAAGCAGCAGTTGCGATAAATGAAGCTAAAAGGCCGCTTCTATACATCGGTGGCGGTGCGATCGCATCTGGAGCTAGTGATATTATCCGTAAATTTATGAAAAAAACTGGCATCCCAGCGGTTGAGACGCTTATGGCTCTTGGCGTGCTTGATGCAAAAGATGAGCTAAATTTAGGCATGGCAGGCATGCATGGTAGCTACGCTTCAAATATGGCACTTAGTGAGTGCGACCTTCTCATCTCGCTTGGAGCTAGATTTTGCGATAGGATCACTGGCAGGACGGACGAGTTTGCCAAACATGCAAAGATAATTCACATCGATATCGATCCAAGCTCTATCTCAAAGATCATAAATGCTCACTATCCAATAGTTGGTGATCTTACAAACGTGCTAACTGAGCTTTATGACGAAGTCAATTCAAAGCCTGAAAACTACGCACCTTGGAGAGAAATTTTAGATAGATATTCTAAACTAAATCCACTTGGCTACACAGATAGCGACAAGGTCTTAAAACCACAATGGGTTATCGAAGAGACAGCAAAGATAGCAGGAGCTGATGCAATAATCTCAACAGACGTCGGACAGCACCAAATGTGGGTGGCGCAGTTTTATCCGTTTAACCGAGCAAGACAGCTTGTCACAAGTGGCGGACTTGGCACAATGGGATTTGGCCTCCCTGCAGCGATAGGCGCAAAATGCGCAAAACCAGACAATCTTGTTATAAATTTTACAGGCGATGGCTCAATACTTATGAATATCCAAGAATTAATGACTGCTCATGAGATAAATATGCCTGTTATAAACATCATTTTAAACAACAACTTCTTAGGCATGGTTCGTCAGTGGCAGACATTTTTTTATGAAAAACGCTACTCATCGACTGATCTTAGCTTGCAGCCTGATTTTGTAAAGATCGCTGAGGGATTTGGCGGTATTGGCTTTGTTTGCAAGAGCAAGGACGAGTTTAGAAAGGCTTTAAAAGAAGCGATCGATAGTAAGAAATCAGCGATGATCGACGTTAGGATCGACCGCTTTGAGGATGTACTTCCTATGGTTCCAGCTGGAGCTGCGATTTATAATATGATATTAAAGAGCAAGGAAGAAAAATGA
- a CDS encoding tRNA1(Val) (adenine(37)-N6)-methyltransferase, translating into MILAQLKSGYRYNSDTLVLYDFISSSLKNFSGRILDVGAGCGILGLLLKRDFKNSNLSLLDILQINGEISKFNASKNGLEAEIINANFANFKDSEKFDLIVSNPPFYHEGAKQSEDEHIKASRYTSSLSLKDFIKGISVNLKPHKRAFFCYAPDDLSQIVMCLKEFKLNLVSLKFIHTKAGKSANLALFEVRNNSNSKLKILPPLVMSENGSHTKEAIEIFKKADTKSVDYQGLA; encoded by the coding sequence ATGATCTTGGCTCAGCTAAAAAGTGGCTATCGCTACAACAGCGATACGCTGGTACTTTATGATTTTATAAGCTCAAGTTTGAAAAATTTTTCAGGCAGGATTTTAGACGTTGGCGCAGGATGTGGGATACTTGGGCTTTTGCTTAAACGCGACTTTAAAAATTCCAACCTAAGCTTACTTGATATCTTGCAGATAAATGGTGAAATTTCTAAATTTAATGCCAGTAAGAATGGCTTGGAGGCAGAAATTATAAATGCTAATTTTGCAAATTTTAAAGATAGTGAGAAATTTGACCTCATCGTATCAAATCCGCCATTTTATCACGAGGGTGCAAAGCAGAGCGAAGATGAACATATAAAGGCTAGTAGATACACAAGCTCTTTAAGTTTAAAAGACTTTATAAAAGGTATAAGTGTAAATTTAAAACCTCACAAAAGGGCATTTTTTTGCTATGCACCTGATGATCTTAGCCAGATCGTAATGTGCCTAAAAGAGTTTAAGCTAAATTTAGTAAGCCTAAAATTTATTCATACAAAGGCTGGTAAATCAGCAAATTTAGCCTTATTTGAGGTAAGAAATAATTCAAACTCAAAGCTAAAAATTTTGCCACCTTTAGTGATGAGCGAAAATGGCTCGCATACAAAAGAGGCGATTGAAATTTTTAAAAAAGCTGATACAAAGAGCGTCGATTATCAGGGGCTAGCATGA
- the mnmH gene encoding tRNA 2-selenouridine(34) synthase MnmH: MPLFELDAEQWLEKRSSFEILIDARSPHEFLYSHIKDAINLYALNDAEHKEVGTIYKSDRSLAKSLGAKYICKNLQNIIDEVYKRAKVGSAIGIYCAKGGLRSNSVGYVLSMIGYRVFRLSGGYKAYRNHVLEFLNRPLSTKFITLFGNTGCYKSKLIRALSPSIDLEAMANHLGSVFGAINGVQPSQKSFEDALFEKLITLKDKICFIEGESRRIGSLSLPKSLYEAMRNGINVEVSASLEKRISCIVDDYKSVDKAFFEECMKKISPFIDKKARDEAVAKFNENDIAKVAEILLTKYYDKVYKKNENINIFINSDDFDEAVKKLNDIKNEAKF, from the coding sequence GTGCCGTTATTTGAGCTTGATGCAGAGCAGTGGCTAGAGAAAAGAAGCTCTTTTGAAATTTTAATAGACGCAAGATCGCCACATGAATTTTTATATTCGCACATAAAAGATGCTATAAATTTATACGCTTTAAATGATGCGGAACATAAAGAGGTAGGCACGATCTATAAAAGCGATAGATCCCTAGCAAAGAGCCTTGGCGCAAAATATATCTGCAAAAATTTACAAAATATCATTGATGAGGTTTATAAAAGAGCCAAGGTTGGTTCAGCTATTGGCATCTACTGCGCTAAAGGCGGGCTTAGATCAAATTCTGTTGGCTATGTGCTAAGCATGATAGGATATAGAGTTTTTAGACTTAGTGGCGGTTATAAGGCTTATAGAAATCACGTTTTAGAATTTCTAAATCGACCTTTGAGCACAAAATTTATCACTCTTTTTGGAAATACTGGCTGCTACAAAAGTAAGCTCATAAGGGCTTTAAGTCCGTCAATAGACCTTGAAGCTATGGCAAATCATTTAGGATCTGTCTTTGGGGCGATAAATGGCGTGCAGCCGAGCCAAAAAAGCTTTGAAGATGCGTTGTTTGAAAAGCTCATCACGCTAAAAGATAAAATTTGCTTTATTGAGGGTGAGAGCAGAAGGATAGGCTCGTTAAGTTTGCCAAAAAGTCTTTATGAGGCGATGCGAAATGGTATAAATGTCGAAGTAAGTGCAAGTTTAGAAAAAAGAATTTCTTGTATAGTAGATGACTATAAAAGTGTGGATAAAGCCTTTTTTGAAGAGTGTATGAAGAAAATTTCGCCATTTATCGATAAAAAAGCTAGAGATGAAGCTGTGGCTAAATTTAATGAAAATGACATTGCTAAAGTAGCTGAAATTTTACTCACAAAATACTACGATAAAGTCTATAAGAAAAATGAAAATATTAATATTTTCATAAATTCTGACGACTTTGACGAGGCTGTTAAAAAGCTAAATGATATAAAAAATGAAGCAAAATTTTAG
- the lpxD gene encoding UDP-3-O-(3-hydroxymyristoyl)glucosamine N-acyltransferase: MKLSEIASKVNATFSGEDLEIFALNSLKNANKAELTYCDGEKNAKFISTSNAGAILVTKSLLDLVPAGMVALVCDNPHLAFALLSKDYAKPLFCEPKPSNIAKSAKIMPNVYIGSNVSIGENTIVMAGAFLGDNVTIGKNCIIHPNVAIYNDCVIGNECHLLANCVIGSDGFGYAHTKTGEHVKIYHNGNVVLGDYVEIGACTTIDRGVFESTVIANYTKIDNLVQIGHNCELGNGCLIVSQTGLAGSTVLGRNVVMGGQSGSAGHVKVGDFAQIAARGGVSKDLPGGKKYAGAYPIMELSDQFKLQAKILRFFKKN; encoded by the coding sequence ATGAAACTAAGTGAAATAGCCTCAAAAGTAAATGCTACTTTTAGTGGAGAAGATCTTGAAATTTTTGCTCTAAATTCTTTAAAAAATGCAAATAAAGCTGAGCTAACATACTGCGATGGCGAGAAGAATGCAAAATTTATAAGCACGTCAAACGCTGGAGCCATCTTGGTGACAAAATCGCTTTTAGACTTGGTGCCAGCTGGTATGGTCGCACTTGTGTGTGACAACCCGCACCTTGCATTTGCCTTGCTTAGTAAAGATTATGCTAAGCCGCTTTTTTGTGAGCCAAAGCCATCAAATATCGCCAAGAGTGCAAAGATAATGCCAAATGTCTACATAGGCTCAAATGTGAGCATTGGTGAAAATACGATAGTCATGGCTGGAGCATTTTTGGGCGATAATGTGACTATCGGCAAAAACTGCATCATCCACCCAAACGTAGCCATTTATAACGACTGCGTCATCGGTAACGAGTGTCATCTGCTGGCAAACTGTGTGATCGGAAGCGATGGCTTTGGTTATGCACATACAAAAACTGGCGAGCATGTAAAAATTTATCATAATGGCAATGTTGTTTTAGGCGATTATGTCGAGATCGGTGCTTGCACGACGATAGATCGTGGTGTTTTTGAAAGCACAGTGATCGCAAACTACACAAAGATAGATAATCTCGTTCAAATAGGCCATAACTGCGAGCTTGGAAATGGCTGCCTAATCGTCTCACAAACTGGCCTTGCTGGCTCAACAGTGCTAGGCAGAAACGTTGTAATGGGCGGACAAAGCGGCTCAGCTGGTCATGTAAAAGTGGGTGACTTCGCGCAGATCGCTGCACGTGGAGGCGTTAGCAAAGACCTGCCTGGCGGCAAAAAATACGCTGGAGCTTATCCGATAATGGAGCTTTCAGATCAGTTTAAACTCCAAGCAAAAATTTTGAGATTTTTTAAGAAAAATTGA
- the trpC gene encoding indole-3-glycerol phosphate synthase TrpC, giving the protein MILDEIIKKTKDDLEKRKADFPEEWLGRSLAYNPYVPRDVLSALRASQNEPIKIIAEIKKASPSKGVIREDFEPIKIAQEYEPYANAFSILTEPHWFKGNIEYITQVRRYASRPILRKDFIIDKYQILEALVYGADFILLIAKALTQNELKELLDYAHHLGLEVLVETHDASDVKKAIFAGANIIGINHRNLDDFTMDMSLCEKLIPLLPNGKIIVAESGLYEHEQLRELSKIGVDAFLIGEHFMRQDDIKNAVKKIKEGE; this is encoded by the coding sequence ATGATACTTGATGAGATAATTAAAAAAACTAAAGATGATCTTGAAAAAAGAAAAGCAGACTTCCCTGAGGAGTGGCTTGGTCGCTCGCTCGCGTACAATCCATACGTGCCAAGAGATGTTTTAAGTGCGCTTAGAGCAAGTCAAAACGAGCCTATAAAAATCATAGCAGAGATCAAAAAAGCAAGCCCAAGTAAGGGTGTGATAAGAGAAGACTTTGAGCCTATAAAAATCGCTCAGGAATACGAGCCATACGCAAATGCTTTTAGTATCTTGACTGAACCACATTGGTTTAAAGGCAACATCGAGTATATCACTCAAGTTAGGCGCTACGCATCAAGGCCGATCCTTAGAAAAGATTTTATTATTGATAAGTATCAAATTCTTGAAGCTCTTGTTTATGGGGCAGACTTTATCTTGCTCATCGCAAAAGCATTAACTCAAAACGAGCTAAAAGAGCTTTTAGACTACGCTCATCATTTAGGTCTTGAAGTTTTGGTTGAAACTCACGATGCGAGTGATGTGAAAAAAGCTATCTTTGCAGGAGCAAATATAATAGGTATAAATCACCGAAATTTAGATGATTTTACGATGGATATGAGCCTTTGTGAGAAGCTCATACCACTTTTGCCAAATGGCAAGATAATAGTTGCTGAAAGCGGTCTTTACGAGCATGAACAGCTTAGAGAGCTAAGTAAAATAGGCGTAGATGCTTTCTTAATAGGAGAGCATTTTATGAGGCAAGATGATATAAAAAATGCCGTCAAAAAGATAAAGGAGGGCGAGTAA
- the ilvN gene encoding acetolactate synthase small subunit gives MRRTISVIVLNEHGVLARISGLFAGRGYNIDTLTVAPIPESNFSRLSIVTSGDERVLEQIVKQLHKLIPTYKVIESGEFVEKEMALVKIPLGENFAGLEAILKAYNGIVTNTNENYIVVMVADDASRIENFLKSIKKFNPVDVVRGGSVIMDI, from the coding sequence ATCAGAAGAACGATTTCGGTTATAGTTTTAAATGAACACGGCGTTTTGGCTAGAATTTCTGGGCTTTTTGCGGGCAGGGGCTACAACATCGATACGCTCACCGTTGCTCCGATACCTGAGAGCAACTTCTCAAGACTGAGCATCGTAACTAGTGGCGACGAGAGAGTTTTAGAGCAGATCGTAAAACAGCTTCACAAGCTTATCCCAACTTATAAAGTCATAGAAAGTGGCGAATTTGTCGAAAAAGAGATGGCTCTTGTGAAAATTCCTCTTGGTGAAAATTTTGCTGGCCTTGAAGCGATACTAAAGGCATACAACGGTATCGTGACAAATACAAATGAAAACTACATCGTTGTCATGGTGGCTGACGATGCGAGTAGGATAGAGAACTTTTTAAAATCGATAAAGAAATTTAACCCAGTTGACGTCGTACGTGGCGGATCTGTGATAATGGATATATGA
- a CDS encoding tetratricopeptide repeat protein, translated as MYWRKILVFFMSVFFNSQLLLADDNKSINLRLMQALLFQDSGDVNASIQAYSNIFKDTNQKAYLKEAIKLAFATKNENLDALINEGEKSLKDDSDFIRIKVANLVNLSKLNEAKSLMQELATKEPNAQNLLMLGTICMMQNETTTALKYFEEAYSLKQEEENLLRIVDILINRMDKIKDATKYLEKFRDEQGCTLKTCELLAEIYSQQRNFPKVIELFEELYELNHDTSYIDKIVQFFIYDKNYKAAIEILKKYSYNDIALMDLYAATSNFGDAYILAVKIYNDSRDLNFLAKAAIYEYEMNKDTLNEQKMAEILDKFEASVPKLENDMFFNYYGYLLIDHDIDPRKGIELVQRALTISPESPYYEDSLAWGYFKLGECKKAKSIMQHAMKDIDFRASKEAKEHLHLIERCIINLNKRLKK; from the coding sequence ATGTATTGGCGTAAAATTTTAGTATTTTTTATGAGCGTATTTTTTAACTCGCAGCTACTTTTGGCTGACGATAATAAAAGTATAAATTTACGTCTAATGCAGGCTTTATTGTTTCAAGATAGCGGAGATGTGAATGCTAGCATTCAAGCTTACTCAAACATTTTTAAAGATACAAATCAAAAAGCTTATTTAAAAGAGGCGATCAAACTCGCCTTTGCTACAAAAAATGAAAATTTAGATGCTTTGATAAATGAAGGCGAAAAAAGCTTAAAAGACGATAGCGATTTTATCCGTATAAAGGTGGCAAATTTAGTAAATCTTTCAAAGCTAAATGAGGCTAAAAGCTTAATGCAAGAGCTTGCTACAAAAGAACCAAATGCTCAAAATTTACTCATGCTTGGCACTATTTGTATGATGCAAAATGAAACAACGACTGCACTAAAATACTTTGAAGAGGCATACTCGCTAAAGCAAGAAGAAGAAAATTTGCTCCGCATCGTTGATATTTTGATAAATCGTATGGATAAGATAAAAGACGCTACGAAATATCTTGAGAAATTTAGAGATGAACAAGGTTGCACGCTAAAGACTTGCGAGCTTTTGGCTGAAATTTACTCCCAGCAAAGAAATTTTCCAAAAGTGATCGAACTCTTTGAAGAGCTTTATGAGCTAAATCACGATACTTCGTATATTGATAAGATCGTGCAGTTTTTTATCTATGATAAAAATTACAAAGCAGCAATTGAAATTTTAAAAAAATATAGCTACAACGATATAGCTCTTATGGATCTTTATGCGGCGACTAGTAATTTTGGTGACGCATACATACTTGCTGTTAAAATTTATAACGATAGCAGGGATTTAAATTTTTTAGCAAAGGCTGCCATTTACGAATATGAGATGAATAAAGATACCTTGAACGAACAAAAAATGGCTGAAATTTTAGATAAATTTGAAGCTAGCGTGCCAAAGCTAGAAAATGATATGTTTTTTAACTATTATGGCTACTTGCTGATAGATCATGATATTGATCCTAGAAAGGGTATAGAGCTTGTGCAAAGGGCACTTACCATCTCACCCGAGTCGCCTTATTATGAGGATTCGCTAGCGTGGGGATATTTTAAGCTTGGTGAATGCAAAAAGGCAAAAAGCATCATGCAGCACGCGATGAAAGATATTGATTTTAGAGCTTCAAAAGAGGCAAAAGAGCATTTGCACCTAATAGAGCGCTGTATAATAAATCTAAATAAAAGGCTTAAAAAATGA
- a CDS encoding HIT family protein: MQHLCAPWRSEYFSAKKDSCVFCDVINSDDDDKNGVLFRAKHCFGIMNLYPYSPGHFMIIPNQHTDKIEELDEQTWFEMSKFVRLGVEILKKELYANGVNIGMNLGKAAGAGIAEHVHYHLVPRWSGDTNFITTISDVRVNGTPFHPLFEKLKKAFSAVI, encoded by the coding sequence ATGCAGCACCTTTGTGCCCCTTGGAGAAGCGAATACTTTAGCGCTAAAAAAGATAGCTGTGTTTTTTGTGACGTTATAAACTCAGATGATGATGATAAAAATGGCGTACTTTTTCGAGCTAAACATTGTTTTGGGATTATGAATTTATATCCGTATTCTCCAGGTCATTTTATGATAATACCAAATCAGCATACCGACAAGATCGAAGAGCTTGATGAGCAGACTTGGTTTGAGATGAGTAAATTTGTAAGGCTTGGAGTTGAAATTTTAAAAAAAGAGCTTTATGCTAATGGCGTAAATATAGGTATGAATTTAGGCAAAGCAGCAGGAGCTGGCATAGCTGAGCACGTGCATTATCACCTTGTGCCAAGGTGGAGCGGGGATACAAATTTTATAACCACCATCTCTGATGTGAGAGTAAATGGCACGCCATTTCATCCACTTTTTGAGAAACTAAAAAAGGCATTTAGTGCCGTTATTTGA
- a CDS encoding YkgJ family cysteine cluster protein, translating to MRVQGFNYEFDASFCESCGGKCCTGESGYIWINEEEISKFCTAFHMSKDEFEKQFLIRVGLRCSIKEKPYEDGFACVFFDEKNKNCSVYELRPQQCRTFPFWNYFKKNLKELKAECIGVKF from the coding sequence ATGAGAGTGCAAGGCTTTAACTATGAGTTTGATGCGAGCTTTTGCGAGAGCTGTGGTGGTAAGTGTTGCACGGGAGAGAGCGGCTACATTTGGATAAACGAAGAAGAAATTTCAAAATTTTGCACCGCATTTCATATGAGTAAAGATGAGTTTGAAAAGCAGTTTTTAATAAGAGTTGGGCTAAGGTGTAGCATAAAAGAGAAGCCTTATGAAGATGGCTTTGCTTGTGTATTTTTTGATGAAAAAAATAAAAACTGTTCAGTTTATGAGCTAAGGCCACAGCAGTGTAGGACTTTTCCATTTTGGAATTATTTTAAAAAAAATTTAAAGGAGCTAAAAGCAGAATGTATTGGCGTAAAATTTTAG